Proteins from a genomic interval of Streptococcus sp. D7B5:
- a CDS encoding carbonic anhydrase gives MSYFEQFMQANQAYVALHGQLNLPLKPKTRVAIVTCMDSRLHVAQALGLALGDAHILRNAGGRVTEDMIRSLVISQQQMGTREIVVLHHTDCGAQTFQNESFHEHLKHELGVDVSGQDFLPFQDVEESVREDMQLLRESPLIPDDVVISGAVYDVDTGSMREVY, from the coding sequence GTGTCGTATTTTGAACAGTTTATGCAAGCCAATCAGGCTTATGTTGCCCTACATGGGCAGTTAAATCTGCCACTTAAACCCAAAACCAGAGTAGCTATCGTGACCTGTATGGACTCACGTCTACACGTTGCGCAAGCTCTAGGTTTGGCCCTTGGGGATGCTCATATCTTGCGGAATGCGGGTGGTCGAGTAACTGAGGACATGATTCGTTCACTGGTGATTTCCCAGCAACAAATGGGGACAAGAGAAATCGTGGTGCTTCACCATACAGACTGTGGAGCTCAAACCTTTCAAAATGAAAGTTTTCATGAACATTTGAAACACGAGCTCGGAGTTGATGTGTCTGGTCAAGACTTTTTACCATTTCAGGATGTGGAAGAGAGCGTGAGAGAGGATATGCAATTGCTTCGAGAATCTCCACTGATTCCTGATGATGTGGTTATTTCAGGTGCTGTCTATGATGTGGATACAGGAAGTATGAGAGAAGTATACTAA
- the recO gene encoding DNA repair protein RecO — MIQSITSQGLVLYNRNFREDDKLVKIFTEQAGKRMFFVKHAGQSKLAPVIQPLVLARFLLRINDDGLSYIEDYHEVMTFPKINSDLFVMAYATYVAALADASLQDNQQDAPLFAFLRKTLELMEAGIDYQVLTNIFEIQILTRFGISLNFNECVFCHRVGQAFDFSFKYGACLCPEHYHEDERRCHLNPNIPYLLNQFQAIDFETLETISLKAEIKQELRQFMDQLYEEYVGIHLKSKKFIDSLADWGQLLKEEDK; from the coding sequence ATGATCCAGTCTATAACGAGTCAAGGTCTCGTACTCTACAATCGTAACTTTCGGGAGGATGATAAGCTCGTCAAAATCTTCACCGAGCAGGCTGGGAAGCGCATGTTTTTCGTCAAACACGCTGGCCAGTCCAAACTAGCTCCTGTTATTCAGCCCTTGGTGTTGGCACGATTTCTCTTGCGAATCAATGATGACGGCCTTAGCTACATCGAGGACTACCATGAGGTGATGACCTTTCCCAAGATTAATAGTGATCTCTTTGTCATGGCCTATGCAACCTATGTGGCTGCCCTTGCAGATGCTAGTTTGCAGGATAATCAGCAGGATGCTCCCTTGTTTGCTTTCTTGAGGAAGACTCTGGAGTTGATGGAAGCAGGGATAGATTATCAGGTTTTAACCAATATTTTTGAAATTCAAATCTTGACTCGATTTGGAATCAGCCTTAATTTTAATGAGTGTGTCTTTTGCCATCGGGTCGGTCAGGCCTTTGACTTTTCTTTCAAATATGGAGCCTGCCTCTGCCCAGAGCATTATCATGAGGATGAGAGACGTTGTCATCTAAATCCCAATATCCCTTATCTGCTCAATCAATTTCAAGCCATTGATTTTGAAACCTTGGAGACCATTTCGCTTAAGGCCGAAATCAAGCAAGAGTTACGCCAATTTATGGATCAACTCTACGAAGAGTACGTTGGGATTCACCTAAAATCAAAGAAATTTATTGATTCCCTAGCGGACTGGGGACAATTACTAAAAGAGGAAGATAAATGA
- a CDS encoding CoA-binding protein, whose amino-acid sequence MSQEFINPSDGVVRQYLATSKTLAVVGLSDREETTSNRVTKEMQARGYKIIPVNPKVAGGEILGEKAYASLAEIPFPVDIVNVYRRSEFLPDVARDFLKADAKIFWAQLGLESLEAEEILRAGGCDDIVMNRCIKREHTRLILEQ is encoded by the coding sequence ATGAGCCAAGAATTTATCAATCCAAGTGATGGTGTGGTACGTCAGTATCTTGCAACCAGTAAAACGTTAGCGGTAGTAGGCTTGTCCGATCGTGAAGAAACAACTAGCAATCGAGTGACTAAGGAAATGCAGGCTCGAGGCTATAAAATCATTCCAGTTAATCCCAAGGTTGCAGGTGGTGAAATTTTGGGAGAAAAGGCTTATGCAAGCCTAGCTGAGATTCCTTTTCCTGTCGATATTGTCAATGTTTACCGTCGTAGTGAGTTTTTGCCCGATGTGGCGCGTGATTTTCTCAAAGCTGATGCTAAGATTTTCTGGGCACAACTGGGACTTGAAAGCCTAGAAGCAGAAGAAATCTTGCGTGCTGGAGGATGCGACGACATCGTAATGAATCGCTGTATCAAGAGAGAGCACACACGCTTAATTCTTGAACAATAA
- a CDS encoding isochorismatase family cysteine hydrolase, whose translation MADYLLVVDMQSDYVAVGKAYHEELTAAVNDKIAAYPSDRVIYILNRFFWERKDRKKKFATGLLLVSSRIFEKRRASCFTNPDLKDFLEGNGAKSIEFIGVDGNGCVKASVLAAVKENYQVSVDLSAVGVVNQKKFQNTLYKWRSIGVAVEGESS comes from the coding sequence ATGGCAGACTATTTATTAGTTGTAGACATGCAGTCAGATTACGTTGCTGTAGGAAAAGCATATCATGAAGAACTGACTGCAGCTGTAAATGACAAAATTGCTGCTTATCCCAGTGACCGAGTTATCTATATTCTCAATCGTTTTTTCTGGGAGAGAAAAGATAGAAAGAAGAAATTTGCGACCGGCTTGCTGCTTGTATCTTCTCGTATCTTTGAGAAGCGTCGGGCTTCTTGCTTTACTAATCCAGATTTAAAAGATTTTTTAGAGGGAAACGGTGCTAAAAGCATAGAGTTTATAGGGGTAGATGGCAATGGCTGTGTCAAGGCTTCCGTTTTGGCAGCTGTCAAGGAGAATTATCAGGTTTCCGTCGATTTGTCTGCTGTCGGAGTTGTCAACCAGAAGAAATTTCAAAATACATTGTATAAGTGGCGCTCTATAGGAGTCGCAGTAGAAGGAGAATCATCATAG
- the radA gene encoding DNA repair protein RadA — protein sequence MCQNCAYNSPKYLGRCPNCGSWSSFVEEVEVAEVKNARVSLTGEKTKPMKLAEVTSINVNRTKTEMEEFNRVLGGGVVPGSLVLIGGDPGIGKSTLLLQVSTQLSQVGTVLYVSGEESAQQIKLRAERLGDIDSEFYLYAETNMQSVRSEVERIQPDFLIIDSIQTIMSPEISGVQGSVSQVREVTAELMQLAKTNNIAIFIVGHVTKEGTLAGPRMLEHMVDTVLYFEGERHHTFRILRAVKNRFGSTNEIGIFEMQSGGLVEVLNPSQVFLEERLDGATGSSIVVTMEGTRPILAEVQALVTPTMFGNAKRTTTGLDFNRASLIMAVLEKRAGLLLQNQDAYLKSAGGVKLDEPAIDLAVAVAIASSYKDKPTNPQECFVGELGLTGEIRRVNRIEQRINEAEKLGFTKIYVPKNSLTGITPPKEIEVIGVTTIQEVLKKVFA from the coding sequence ATTTGTCAAAATTGTGCTTATAACTCACCCAAATATCTAGGGCGTTGTCCAAACTGTGGGTCTTGGTCTTCTTTTGTCGAGGAAGTTGAGGTTGCTGAGGTCAAGAATGCGCGTGTGTCCTTGACAGGTGAAAAAACCAAGCCTATGAAACTGGCTGAGGTGACTTCCATCAATGTCAATCGAACCAAGACGGAGATGGAGGAATTCAACCGTGTGCTTGGAGGCGGAGTGGTACCAGGGAGTCTCGTCCTTATCGGTGGGGATCCAGGAATCGGGAAATCAACCCTTCTCCTACAAGTTTCAACCCAGCTGTCTCAAGTGGGTACGGTTCTCTATGTCAGTGGGGAGGAGTCTGCCCAGCAGATTAAGTTACGGGCAGAGCGCTTGGGTGATATTGATAGTGAGTTTTATCTCTATGCAGAGACCAATATGCAGAGTGTTCGATCTGAGGTGGAGCGCATCCAACCAGATTTTCTCATCATCGACTCTATCCAGACGATTATGTCTCCTGAGATTTCAGGGGTGCAGGGGTCTGTGTCTCAGGTGCGTGAAGTAACGGCTGAACTCATGCAGCTGGCGAAGACTAATAACATTGCCATCTTTATCGTAGGGCATGTGACCAAGGAAGGGACCTTGGCGGGTCCGCGTATGTTGGAGCATATGGTAGATACAGTGCTTTACTTTGAAGGGGAACGTCACCATACCTTTCGTATCTTGAGAGCAGTCAAAAACCGTTTTGGTTCCACTAATGAGATTGGCATCTTTGAGATGCAGTCGGGTGGATTGGTTGAGGTGCTCAATCCGAGTCAAGTTTTCCTAGAGGAGCGTTTGGATGGAGCGACTGGCTCATCAATTGTGGTGACCATGGAAGGGACCCGTCCGATTTTGGCGGAGGTTCAGGCTTTGGTAACACCAACCATGTTTGGAAATGCTAAACGTACGACGACTGGACTTGATTTCAATCGTGCAAGTCTGATTATGGCTGTTTTGGAAAAACGAGCAGGGCTTCTCTTGCAAAACCAGGATGCCTATCTCAAATCTGCTGGTGGTGTAAAATTGGATGAGCCTGCCATTGACTTGGCTGTTGCAGTGGCTATTGCCTCTAGTTACAAGGACAAGCCTACCAATCCTCAGGAATGTTTTGTGGGTGAACTGGGCTTGACCGGAGAAATTCGGCGCGTGAATCGCATCGAACAACGCATCAATGAAGCGGAAAAATTGGGCTTTACCAAGATTTATGTACCCAAGAATTCCTTGACAGGAATCACTCCACCCAAGGAAATTGAAGTCATTGGTGTGACGACTATTCAGGAAGTTTTGAAAAAGGTCTTTGCATAA
- a CDS encoding YeiH family protein, translated as MSFLSKNGAGILACLLISFISWYLGGFFPVVGAPVFAIFAGMLLHPFLSAYKQLDAGLTFSSKKLLQYAVILLGFGLNISQVFAVGQSSLPVILSTISISLIVAYLFQRFFALNTKLATLIGVGSSICGGSAIAATAPVIHAKEKEVAQAISVIFFFNVLAALIFPTLGTWLHLSNEGFALFAGTAVNDTSSVTATASAWDSLYQTNTLESATIVKLTRTLAIIPITLFLSFWQSRQQKNSQGFQLKKVFPLFILYFILASLLTTLLTSLGVSGSIFTPLKQLSKFLIVMAMSAIGLKTNLIGLIKSSGKSILLGALCWIAIILTSLGMQALIGIF; from the coding sequence ATGTCATTTTTATCAAAAAATGGGGCAGGAATCTTGGCCTGCCTTCTCATTTCTTTCATATCCTGGTACCTAGGAGGATTCTTTCCTGTCGTGGGAGCACCTGTCTTTGCGATTTTTGCGGGGATGCTCCTTCACCCTTTTCTATCAGCCTATAAACAACTGGATGCCGGCTTGACATTTAGTTCCAAGAAATTACTTCAATATGCCGTTATTTTGCTCGGTTTTGGTCTCAATATCTCGCAAGTATTCGCAGTCGGGCAATCTTCGCTCCCTGTTATCCTCTCCACCATTTCGATTTCCTTGATTGTAGCCTACCTCTTCCAGCGCTTTTTTGCTTTGAATACTAAACTGGCTACCTTGATTGGAGTGGGTTCTTCGATCTGTGGAGGTTCTGCCATTGCTGCGACAGCACCCGTTATCCATGCCAAGGAAAAAGAAGTTGCCCAAGCCATTTCCGTTATCTTTTTCTTCAATGTCTTAGCGGCACTCATCTTTCCAACTCTAGGAACCTGGCTTCATCTATCAAATGAAGGCTTCGCCCTCTTTGCAGGAACTGCGGTCAATGATACTTCTTCTGTAACGGCCACAGCCAGCGCATGGGACAGTCTTTATCAGACCAATACCCTTGAGTCTGCAACTATTGTTAAACTCACACGCACCCTTGCCATTATTCCTATCACGCTCTTTCTCTCCTTCTGGCAAAGTCGCCAACAAAAAAATAGCCAGGGTTTCCAACTAAAAAAAGTCTTCCCACTTTTTATCCTTTACTTTATCTTGGCTTCTCTCTTAACGACTCTCCTTACCTCTCTCGGTGTGTCCGGTAGTATCTTTACCCCTCTTAAGCAACTCTCCAAATTCCTTATCGTCATGGCCATGAGCGCTATCGGTCTCAAAACCAATCTCATTGGATTGATCAAATCCAGCGGCAAGTCCATTCTTCTTGGTGCCCTTTGCTGGATTGCCATCATCTTAACCAGCCTAGGCATGCAGGCATTGATTGGTATTTTCTAA
- a CDS encoding ribose-phosphate diphosphokinase, whose product MSFSDLKLFALSSNRELAERVAQEIGIELGKSTVRQFSDGEIQVNIEESIRGKHVFILQSTSSPVNDNLLEILIMVDALKRASAESVNVVMPYYGYARQDRKARAREPITAKLVANMLEVAGVDRLLTIDLHAAQIQGFFDIPVDHLMGAPLIADYFERRGMVGQDYVVVSPDHGGVTRARKLAEFLKTPIAIIDKRRSVDKMNTSEVMNIIGKVEGKTCILIDDMIDTAGTICHAADALAEAGAVAVYASCTHPVLSGPAMDNIQKSAIEKLVVLDTIYLPEDRLIDKIEQISIAHLLGDAIIRIHEKRPLSPLFSIEKKI is encoded by the coding sequence ATGTCTTTTTCTGATTTAAAGCTGTTTGCCCTTTCTTCAAATAGAGAATTGGCAGAGCGTGTGGCGCAAGAGATTGGGATAGAGTTGGGGAAATCGACTGTTCGTCAATTTTCAGATGGGGAGATTCAGGTCAATATCGAAGAATCAATCCGTGGAAAACACGTCTTTATCCTACAATCAACGAGCTCACCTGTAAATGACAATCTGCTCGAAATTTTGATCATGGTAGATGCCTTGAAGCGGGCTAGTGCAGAATCCGTCAACGTTGTTATGCCTTACTATGGTTACGCACGTCAGGATAGAAAAGCGAGAGCGCGTGAGCCAATCACTGCAAAACTTGTGGCAAATATGCTAGAAGTGGCTGGTGTGGATCGTTTGTTGACGATTGACTTGCACGCTGCGCAGATTCAGGGATTCTTTGATATTCCTGTGGATCACTTGATGGGCGCTCCATTGATTGCGGACTACTTTGAACGTCGTGGAATGGTTGGGCAAGACTATGTTGTTGTCAGTCCAGACCATGGTGGTGTGACTCGTGCTCGTAAATTGGCAGAGTTTTTGAAAACTCCGATTGCAATTATTGACAAACGTCGTAGCGTGGACAAGATGAATACCAGTGAAGTGATGAACATCATCGGTAAGGTAGAAGGCAAGACTTGTATCTTGATTGACGATATGATTGATACCGCTGGAACAATCTGCCATGCGGCGGATGCACTTGCTGAAGCAGGCGCAGTTGCGGTCTATGCAAGCTGTACACACCCAGTTCTTTCGGGGCCAGCTATGGACAATATCCAAAAATCAGCTATTGAAAAATTGGTTGTTTTGGATACCATCTACTTGCCAGAAGATCGTTTGATTGATAAGATTGAGCAAATTTCGATTGCTCATCTCTTAGGTGATGCTATTATCCGTATCCACGAAAAACGTCCTCTTTCTCCATTATTTAGTATCGAGAAAAAAATCTAA
- a CDS encoding pyridoxal phosphate-dependent aminotransferase, translated as MDLTKRFNKQLDKIQVSLIRQFDQAISEIPGVLRLTLGEPDFTTPDHVKEAAKRAIDQNQSYYTGMSGLLTLRQAASDFVKEKYQLDYNPENEILVTIGATEALSATLTAILEEGDKVLLPAPAYPGYEPIVNLVGAEIVEIDTTENGFVLTPEMLEKAILEQGDKLKAVILNYPANPTGITYSREQLEALADVLGKYEIFVVCDEVYSELTYTGENHVSLGTMLRDQAIIINGLSKSHAMTGWRLGFIFAPAAFTAQLIKSHQYLVTAANTMAQHAAVEALTAGKNDAEPMKKEYIQRRDYIIEKMTALGFEIIKPDGAFYIFAKIPAGYNQDSFAFLKDFAQKKAVAFIPGAAFGRYGEGYVRISYAASMETIREAMKRLEEYMREA; from the coding sequence ATGGACTTAACCAAGCGCTTTAATAAACAATTAGATAAGATTCAAGTGTCCTTGATTCGTCAGTTTGATCAGGCCATTTCAGAGATCCCTGGAGTTCTGCGTTTGACCTTGGGAGAGCCTGACTTTACAACGCCAGATCATGTCAAGGAGGCGGCCAAGCGAGCGATTGACCAGAACCAGTCCTACTATACAGGGATGAGCGGTTTACTGACCTTGCGCCAGGCAGCTAGTGATTTTGTAAAAGAAAAATACCAGTTGGACTACAATCCTGAAAATGAAATCTTGGTTACTATCGGAGCGACAGAGGCTTTATCTGCTACTTTGACAGCTATCTTAGAAGAAGGAGACAAGGTACTCTTGCCAGCTCCTGCCTATCCAGGCTATGAGCCGATTGTCAACCTAGTTGGGGCAGAGATTGTCGAGATTGATACAACTGAAAATGGTTTTGTCTTGACTCCTGAAATGTTGGAAAAGGCAATTTTGGAGCAGGGAGATAAGCTTAAGGCAGTCATTCTCAACTATCCAGCCAATCCAACTGGAATTACCTATAGTCGAGAGCAGTTGGAAGCCTTGGCAGACGTTTTAGGCAAGTATGAAATTTTCGTTGTTTGTGATGAGGTCTATTCAGAATTGACCTATACAGGGGAAAATCATGTATCATTGGGAACTATGCTGAGAGATCAAGCTATTATTATCAATGGCTTATCTAAGTCCCATGCCATGACTGGTTGGCGTTTAGGCTTTATCTTTGCTCCTGCAGCTTTCACAGCTCAGTTAATCAAGAGTCACCAATATTTGGTTACTGCGGCAAACACCATGGCCCAACATGCTGCAGTAGAAGCCTTGACCGCTGGTAAAAACGACGCAGAGCCTATGAAGAAGGAATACATCCAGCGTCGAGATTATATCATCGAAAAGATGACTGCTCTTGGTTTTGAGATTATCAAACCAGACGGTGCCTTCTATATCTTTGCTAAGATTCCAGCAGGTTACAATCAAGACTCCTTTGCTTTTCTCAAGGATTTTGCCCAGAAGAAGGCTGTTGCCTTTATCCCTGGTGCTGCCTTTGGGCGTTACGGAGAAGGCTATGTTCGCATTTCTTATGCAGCCAGCATGGAAACAATCAGGGAGGCCATGAAACGACTTGAGGAGTACATGAGAGAAGCATGA